Below is a genomic region from Castanea sativa cultivar Marrone di Chiusa Pesio chromosome 2, ASM4071231v1.
tgattcttagactttggctttaatgATTTGGTAGGTTTAAAAGTACACTGGTAGCCGTTGGACCACGTGACCCAATGTTGAGTTCTGGGACGCAACTCCCTAAACGAACCCGGGTCTAGCAAGGTCACCCCTCCAAAGGACCACACGTGGCCGAGCAACCAAAAAAGGCCCCTGAACAAAGACTTTGTAAATGAGCGAATCCAAGGTTGTTGGCCGCTAGAGATGATGTGATAGATTGGATAGGAAAATGCTGATAGGACCGCTGGAGTAAGAAAATAGGTGCTGCTAAACATGTGGGCTACATAGGCTATCTCATAAGGCACAGCAGTAGCAGGCTGATGTAGTTGAAGCTTCTGTAGATGGAGCAGTAGCTTTGCTGATCAATACCCAATTGTAGCCCCCAGAAATGGAACCCTTTGGACTAATAAATCAAGCCCCCAAGTGTGTAAAGGCATTGGATAAGCATAGATTTGGAAGGGGGGAAGCACCTTGACAAGTTCAACAGTGGAATCTTGGCAATTTAATGTTTGAAATAGTGCATGTACTTGTAGTAACGGTCTTGTATAATGGTTGTTTGCTTGAATATGCTTGATTAGTCAAATTTTGATTGCTAGAGGTGTTTGTATAGATTGTAAAGATTGTTAGTATTCTGAACATGAGCAGCTGGAGTTCTGATTTGGATGTTATCGCTAGACTCCTTAGTGAAAAAGAACATGGCAATATTCAAATGATCAATTTTTTTGTAGCAAAGGGATAGTTGAGATCTTCCAGCCATAAAGAGCTTGTTTTGTTTGTCTAGGCAAGCTGCTGGATATCTTTTCATTTACCGctggagtattttttttttcttgatttgaatAAATGGTTCCTCATTCCTTGGTGGCTTTGTGACTTGCTGAATGTATTAATGGTTGTTGAGTAGATGATGATAATTGAGAGCATTGGATCTCCACCTCTTTGTTGGAAGCTCTTAGGAAGGTATGGCTGGTATGAGTTTCAGCGGTAAAATTGTACATGCTAAATTTGCTGCAAGTATCATTGCTGGACCACTAGTGATTTCTTCTTAACTGCATGAGCTTTGTTAAATAATTTGCCATGCGCTTGAACCATGGGCTTTGATTATGGgattgaattccattgataaaatagttttgtCATGGACTTGAATCATGGAATTTTATTATGGGATTGAATTCTATTAATACGATAGTTTTGCTATGGACTTGAATCatgggcttttattatttagtgtAATTGTAGAATAAACAATTGTTTTCATAATATAGCTTTTCATGGGCTTTTGACAAATGTGTGCCATGGGTTTGTAAAATAAATGTAATTTCCATAGGTCTCAAATATGACTTATATGGCCTTTAAATGTTAGTAGTAACACAAGTTCATATTTCTCCATGGGCTTGATGTATGTCTGCCATGGGTTTTGGAAAAACGAATAGTGTTACATAAGATTAATAGTTACtatgtttttatataaatattatggtATACataagtacatatatatgtgtACAGGGAATGGTCCCAGGCCCATTGAGCCTTGGGCCTAAGCCTTCTGGTACAACGCATGATCCCATTCCCATTAGATCCTTTATCTTGGGTCGAACGCACTTTAAGGCCCAAGCTGAGCTCAAGTACCATAATAGGTCCATCATGTCCTGAATATATCAGAAGCAAGCCCATGCCGATCAATTATAGTTTAATGGGGAATGTGCTCACCGAGAACAACCTATGTTCTCGGCAGCCCAGTATTGCCTTGGGGAGTATTGTTGTCAAGTAGTCTTTTGGAGGCTAGGACCAATTCCAATGCCATTACCACTGTTCCCAACAGAGcatctttttattagaaatgATGGAATTGGACCCCATCCACACGAGTGAGATCAGGAAGTAATCATAACACCTCTACCCATCTCAAGCTATAAATAGGGGAATAGAATGAGAAGTGGAAGTTGACAATTctagagagaagagaaagagtaAAAGAGTGATAGTATCAGTATCATCAGGAAGGAGAGCAACCTGGAGGGAAAAGAGAGGAGTTCACAAAAACTAGAGAGAACCATTGGGTCGCCTGGCAAGGGActacccatagtaggaaacaCTAAGCCCACTATATAAGTAAGTTATGAGCCCAATTTTAGGCCTAGCCCGTTAAAGGTATTTCGGGCAtgcacaattggcgccgtctgtggggatctcCTATATAGCTGTAGTCCTGCCAAGATTCACATACCTGGAGAATGTCCGGGAGGCAATCAGGAAGTTATGCTAAGAGTGGCTCTAGAGGATCTTCTCGGGGATCCGGTTGGGGGGAAAAAAGGCAAAAGAGGTGTGAAGACAGGGAATATGAACAGGGGGAAGAATAGTCTGGTCTTGGAGAAGGGTCATTTTAAACACATCGGACATTATCATGTGCCTCCGGGCATGGATGTTCTGACAGGAAGGATGAGGAGCTCGAACACTTACGAAGGTTGGTAAGGGATTTGGAGTTAGAAGCAAGAGGTAGGCATTGGAGAAGAGGCCGCGAAGAGTGTGCAAAGGGGTCGGCTAGTATGGGAGGTGGCTATGTAGAGGTGTCCCATTAATCTGGCTCCTATTGATGTTGGGATCGGTCTCGAGAGTATGCAGACCGAGACTCAATCTCTCTAGAGGGGCGACAAGCCTGCAATGCCACCATGGATACTACGAGCCAAACATTGCGTAGAACTGCTCAATCATTGTTCTCGGGAGATATCGAGCGGGTACCGATGCCGAGTAGATTCGCTAGACCTTCATTTAACTCCTATGATGGGAAAACGAATCTCGTAGAGTATGTAAGCCATTATATCCAGATGATGTCTTTGCATAGTCATAACGACTTGTTGATATGTAAGGTGTTTCCTTTAAGTCTTGGGCCTACTActttgaggtggttcaatgggtTGAGGAAGGGCTCAGTTCATAGTTTTGCCGAGCTGATTCAGGAATTCGAGGTCCAATTTATGACCTGCAGCCGGGTGCCACAGCCCGTAGACGTGTTGTTGTCAATGAAGATGGGAGCTGGGGAAACTCTTCGCGGCTATACTAGCCATTACTGGGAACTATACAACAAGATCAGAAGGGGTAATGAGAAAATCGCAGTGAGCACTTTCCGATTGGGATTGCCCGAGGACTCAAAATTACGAGATTTGTTGACAAGAAGACTTCCTGAGGATATGAGGCAGTTAATAAGCCGTATAGAAGAGTATAAAAGGTTAGAGGATGATCGGTACTAGAACAAAGGCAAGGCCTCGGTCACCAGCCAGCCTCGGCAAGGGGATTTTCAATCAAGGTCCCGGAAAGATTTGAGGATCCAGGAACCGGGCGCGCAAGTAGGGGAAGTAAATGTGATGTTCAGGGAGCCAATACACAGAATTGTGGACCAAATTAAGAACGAGCGATACTTCTGGTGGCTAAACAAGATGGGGGGTGACCCATCAAAGAGAAATCAGAACTTGTATAACACTTATCATAAGGACAAGGGGCATACCACCGAGTAATGCAGGATGTTAAAAGATCATTTGGAGCAGTTAGTAAGGGCAGGATACTTAAAAGAGTTTGTTGTCGACCCGAGAAATTAAGAGACTAGGCAGGGTACTCGGCCTCGGGGGAATCCTCTTCCATCTCTTTTAGGAGTGATAGAGGTCATCCATGCAGCTTTAAGGAGTACCCTAGTGACTAAGAGGAGAGGGATACTGTAGTGGTTCTGGTAAAGAGTTTTTTGGATAATCAACCCTCTGAGAAGAAGTTGAAGTTTACTCGGGAGCCCATTACCTTTAATGATGACGACCTGGAAGGGACAATCCAGCTGCACGACGACGCTCTAGTGGTTACAGCTTGGATAAACGATTTTATAGTGAAGAGGGTATTGGTGGACTAGGGAAGTGTTGCCGAAGTGATGTATCCCGACTTGTTCAGGGGGCTGGGATTGAAGAAAGAGGACCTGTCTAAATACGACACACCCCTAGTGGGGTTTGATGGCCGGATGGTGATCCCGGAGGGGCAGATTTTGCTCCTCGTGAACATGGAAGGTAAGGAGGTAACAGTAACCTTTATAGTGGTCAATTCATTTTCTCCGTATACGGCGATTCTTGGAAGACCGTGGATTCACGTGATAGGGGCAGTTCCGTCTACCCTGCATGTTAAGGTCAAATTCTGCACCAAGCACGGTATCGCTATAGTGAGGGGAAATCAGCAAGTAGCCAGGCAATGCTTGATGGCCGCTATTAACCAAAAGATCAAAAGGAACCAGCCAAGGAGGTTCCCATATAGCAATTACAGGAATCCTAGGGGGAATGAGGGCTAGCTGTGCCAAGGACTTAATAAGAGTGAGGATACTACTAGACTAAGATAGGAGTTTCCAAATTTGAGCCAGTATGAAGGACGAAGATTAGGTGGAGATGTTGTTATTGCTtgtacaaaatgttgatgtatttgcttggagtCCATACAAAGTACTCAGGGTAGACCTTGAGTTTATAGTTCACAAGCTTAACATAGATCCATTATTTCCCCCAAGAAGCAAAAGCCGAGGAGGTCAGCTAAGGAACATGTCGAAACAGTTAAGCAAGAAGTTAGGAGGCTGAAAGAGGCAGGGGAAACAAAGGAGGTTTTCTTCCCAGAATGGCTGGTGAATACTGTGGTTGTGAAGTAGAAGACCAAGAAATGGAGGGTTTGTGTAGATTTTACCGATTTGAACCGGGCATGTCCAAAAGACCCCTTCCTTATGCCGAAAATCGATCAACTGGTAAATGTAACGTATAGGCACCTGAGGATGAGTTTTCTggatgctttccagggttatcatCAAATTGCCCTAGCTACCGAGGATCAGGAAAAGACATCATTCATCTCCCTTGAGGCCAATTATCACTATACTGTGATGACGTTTGGGCTAAAGAATGCTGGAGCCACTTATCAAcggatgatgacgaggatgtttaggGATAAAATTGGGCGTATAGTGGAGGTGTATATTGACGATTTGGTGGTTAAAAGCAAATAGGAGAAGGGGCACATTGATGATCTTGAAGAAGTGTTAGAAGTATTCCGGCAGCATAAGCTACGCCTCAATGCTGACAAATGTGCTTTTAGAGTGAGGGCTGGCAAGTTCCTAAGGTATATGATCACGTACCGGGAAATGGTGGTCAACTCTTATCAGATTAAAGCTGTAGAGTGCCTTAAGTCACTGAGCAACCCAAAGGAAGCCCAAGTGCTGACCAGCATGCTGGTTGCCCTAAAccgattcatttccaaatttgcaGACCGGTGCCGTCCATTTTATCAGCTACCGAAAAAGTGGAAGGGTTTCTAGTGGAACAAGGAGTGTGAGAGGGCTTTTTAGGACTTAAAGGAATATTTGGTACGGGCACCTATGTTGTCATCCCTAGAGCCCGGTTAAGATTTATTCATGTATCTTTTGGTGTCCGAGCATGCCATGAATGTCGTGTTGCTGAGAAATCAAGGTGTGCAGCAACCAATATACTATGTCAGAAAAACGTTGGTTAATGCTGAAACGAGGTATTTGCCCCTGGAGAAGTTGGTGCTAGCATTAGTATATGCTATAAGGAAGttgccccattattttcaggctcATACCGTCTATGTATTAACCGAGTATCCCTTGCAGTTGTTGTTAAAGAGATCTGATTTCACGGGTAGaatagccaagtggggaacttgGCTGGGCTCTTTTGACATTAGGTACAAGCTGAGAAGTTCGGTGAAGGGTTAGGTTCTCGCTGATTTCGTTGTAGAGTTTTCCTCGAGAAGGGAGATGGAGATAGTTTGCCATGTGGAGGTCCAACCGTGGAAGGTATTCGTGGATGGTGCGTTTAGCGCACTGGGGGCTGGGACTGGAATTGTCATCATCACCCCAGAAGGGATAAAGCTGGAGTATTCTTTTAGATTGGGTTTTAAGGCTTCCAACAACGAAACTGAGTATGAAGCCCTACTTGCCAGATTATGGGCTGCCCTGAATCTGGGCGCTTAGGATGTGGAAGTTTACTTAGATTCTCCGCTGGTGGTTAATCAGATGCAAGGCAGCTTTGAGGCCAAAGACGCACGGATGATGGAATACTTACGATTAGTAAAGCAAACAATAAACCAATTCCAGAAGGTGAAGGTGGTTCAAATAACCAGAGGGCAAAACCAACACGCTGACTCACTGGCAATGTTGGCATTTCCTCTAACCGAGGAGGTACCCCGACTGATCAAGGTAGATGTGGTGGCAGAGCTGATTATTGATGCTAAGGCAAATGTTTCTATGATAACAAAGCTTGAGCCATGTTGGATGAGTCCAATCATAGACTTTTTGGTTAAAGATTGGCTGCAAGTGGATGGGAAGGAGGCAAATAGAGTGCATCGCATGGCTGCATGGTATTGGTTGTCGGCAGATCACAAGTTATACCGAAGGTCTTTTGGGGGACCTTATTTGCAGTGTCTACCCTCAAGCGAGGTTAGAGAGCTCTTAATTGTGCTCCCTAAGGGGGTATGCGGTAGCCATGTGGGAGGATGTACGTTAGCCCACCGAGCGATGACTCAGGGATTCTGGTGGCCGCAAATGTACAAGGATGTCGCTGAGTATGTTCAAAAATGTGAGCAATGTTAGAAACATGCCCCTCTGATCCATCAACCGGCAGGGAGTTTGAATCCTATTAGTAGTCCATGGCCCTTCGCGTAGTGGAGGCTAGACATTATGGGTTCGTTCCCTCGAGCTACAGGGAACCGAAGATTTGTCCTAGAAGCCATGGACTACTTCACTAAGTAGGCTGAGGCAGAGGTATTAGCTAATATTTGAGATGTAGATGTTAAGAAGTTTATGTGGAGAAACATAGTAACAAGGTTTGGAGTACCAGAGTCTCTGGTATCTGATAACGGGTtgcaatttgatagcaaggccttCCGCAAGTTTTGTAGCGACCTTGGTATCACGAACAGGTATTCCACCCCAGCATACCCACAGAGTAACAGTCAAGCTGAAGCCATTAACAAAACAATTGTGAACGGGTTGAAGAAAATACTGAAGGGCACTAACGGCAAGTGGGctgaggaattgtccaacattctgTGGGCATACTGGACGACTCCTAgaaggtccacgggagaaactcCTTTTTCTATAACGTATGGAGCGGAAGTAGTTATACCGGCAGAGGTTAATTTGTGAAGTGCTCAGGCTTCAAGATTCACCCTTACTGAGAATGATGAGTTAATGGTGAAGCAGCTAGATTTATTAGAAGAATATCGGGAGTTTACAACCATTCGGCTAGCAAAATATCAACAGAAACTTGCCCGGGTTTGACAGGGAtgtgaaaaggagagagagttTAGCGCCGGAGACTTGGTACTATGCAGGGTAATGGGAAACACACGTGACCTTAACGCGAGAAAGCTGGCCCCAACTTGGGAAGGGCCATATAGAATTATCGTCATTGTTAGAACAAGAGCATACTACCTAGAAGATTTGGATGAGAGACCACTTCTCTGGCCATGGAATGTTCACAACTTGAAAAAGTTTTACCACTGACGGTTGGTATGTAGAAACTTGGGTGGAGCATAATGCCATGTGTTTATAATGTTATGCAATATGAGATCAATGTTCATGCATACATACTCTTAACTGCATCGTTGTTAATTTGCCGACTATCTAAGCACAGAAGTCTGTTCCCAGTTCAAACTTACTCACCgaacaggtggaaaccttatattAAATCTCCCTAAAGACAGAAGCCTGTTCCCAGTTCGATCCTACTCACCGAATAAGTGGAAACCTTATATTAAATTTCCCTAAGGAAGAAAGCCTGTTCTTGGTTCAATCCTACTCACCGAACAAGTGGAAAccttatattaattttctctAAGGACAGAATCCTATTCCTGCTTCAATCCTAATCACCGAACAAGTGGAAACCTTATATTAAATCTCCCAAAGGACAGAAGCCTGATCGAACCAGTCTCCGGTTCGATCTTACTCATCGAACAAGCGGAACACAAGCATTTATTTTCGTTAAGTACATAATCAAGTGCTTGGTTCAATTCTAATTACCGAGTGGGTGTGAACCTAACGTTTATTTCTTCAAAGTGCAAAAACTCGTTTTCAGTTCGGTCCCAGTTGCCAAATGGGTAAAGACATAGTCTATCCTTTCTAAGGACAAAGGAAAGAGTAATCTTTTATTACCAATCTGAGGTAAAATTCAATTCGGCTATCAGATCATTACAAATGGAAAAGTAATTTGACAACAATATgacaattatttataaatatgatTAAAATAGATGTCCAATCACCATCTTAAGATGACtaattgaacaaaataaaataggcACGAATTAAAATTTAACCAGTGTTTTGTCACCACATCCCGGTGGCCATAGGCAAAaccaaataaaggaaaaatcaATGATGggatagaaaaataataataataggggAGTATGGCATGGTAAGCAATTTTCTTCAGACTTGAGCAGCGGGGTCGGCAAATTGGCGTCCTCCTCAGCTTCACGTCCATCTCTGTCAGCCTCTTCTCCGCCAATGTCTGGGCCTTCTTAGACGCCTGAGCCTTCTTCTTGACGGCCTCAGAAGCCCAACTCTTATCCTTCGTAATGGCAACGACAACGTCTTTTAGAGCCTTCTCCCGTTCATCATCCTCGGTGATTTCCTTTAATCGTTCATCAATAACATAAGCTAGCTGCGCGACTTGataacacaacaacaacaagcatgaaaagaaagaaaatgcaaGTGCATTTATATAATGAGGGAAAGGTAGGATAGTGTACTACTACTATGGTTTGCCACTATAGCCAATTAGCTAATGATTCATCAGCTTCGCCTGAGAAGAAGTGCATGTCCTCAGGCAGGAGGAGACCTTGTTCCAAGCTCCAGGAAACTTGCCAACCTTTGCCCTACGCCCAGGTTCTGACACTAGTTGTCACTGGAAGGGGATCATTACCAAGCCTAAAGGTGGTTTGCCAGGCCACTTCTGGCTGAGTGGAGGATGCTACATGAGAACCAACCTAGGCTGTTGGCCGAGCAACTCTAGTAGGCTCTCGGATCGTAGTCCCGCCAGACTCCCAGGGAGGTGGGGTTCTTGAGGGAACGTCACCCAAGACCCTAGGTTGTTGTTTGATAGTATGTTGCCTTTTTCGTGAGTGGCCAGTAGGAGGGGGGAGTTGGGCTTCTGCCTTGGGGCTGTTGCTGTTACGATTCAGGGCGGGCGCTAGGCAAGAAGTGCTCAAGGGTTAGCCTTTGCTTTGACACCATTTCTTCTTCACCTTGATCGGTCTCTGCTTCGGATGAATTTACGGACTTGGCTGCTTCTTGCTCGGTCGGCTGAACTAGGGTTTAAGGCTCACCAACGGGTTTGTGGACAGTACGATTTTGGTAAACGAGATTCACTGATTCATCCCTCACAGGCACTAGTGATTCTGCTCTCACTATCCGAGGACCGAGGTCCCAAACTTCACCTATGATAAGATTGGGGGGAAAGAAATTAGGATGTCGTACGTCGATGTACGACAGTAAGGGGCTATCTACTAACAGGGCTTGTCCAAAAGGCTGCCACGTGGAGTAGACCAAATTACAACCATATATAAGATGGGATGCACGGAGCTACCTGTCAGAATTCATGAATATCTTTGACCAAagcacaaaaatcaaatctttcacgtgcaCAACTCTGAGGTTTGGTTTGAACCTCTTACTGTCTGCATCAAAACAAGACAAAGTAGGTCAATATTTgtttcaacaaaaacaagagcAAGCCAAATATTAGAAACAACACAGTTAAATATATAGGGTACTGACCAACGTCATGCGGCGAAGTTGGGCAAGTAAGCTCGCCGGCGAGCCAGTTGCCTCTCACTCGGACGTACTCTCCCGCCGAGTTTATGTTAGGGTCAAGAAGGCATGATATGAGCCATACCCATACATCTCTAACCTTAAGGCAGTAGTCAGATTTAATATTACCGCACAAACTGTACATGAAGTTTATGTCGTGGTGGTCTAGTTGTAACCCATATATTTGGTTTAGTGGCTGACGTAACTCACTAGTCGATAAATATTAAGGGGAAGCTGGTTGGGACATAAACCATAAAACCTAAGGGTACTGAGTATAAGGGGATCTACGGGAAACCTAACCCTTCTTCCAAAATGGCCATTAAAGGGAAAAACACTACATGAAGGCGTCGCTGAAGAACGATGTCACCCTCATGGCAGTAGGCTATATCTACATCCTCGAGAATATTGTAAGTTGCCCTAAAACTAGGCAGAGTTGCCTCAGTGTCAAGAAGGTGTGAATAACCCATTCCTAATACTAGAGGgaggaaaagaaattgaagaaaagaaagaggaaaagaggAAAACTTACTGGGGCTCTAGAAGGTAATGCTCTTGGTTGGAGGATCTATACGCAGGAGGAGTATGCTCGACATAGAGAAATTTGAAGGAGCAGGGAAGTACAAAATAATCTGAAGAAGCAGAAGGAACTATTTATAGGGTGGAAGCATTTAATGGAATAGGAGGCGGGAAAACCTTTCTGAATTCTTTTTATAACCCCCACATGCGTAGCCTCAATTCACGAACCATCAGGTTGTGATAGCAGTTAGACATGACATCCTAGCATAACGCTCCTTTTGAGAGAGCATTAATGGACATCTTGTCCATTTAATAACTGATGAATGGGCTCCCCGAGGAGTCTCTTGCGCCTGTCAGATTGTCCTTGATTTGTTCCCAAAGGCCAGCACGAATCaaggggggctattgtacgggGAATGGTCCCAGGCCCATTGAGCCTTGGGCCCAGGCCTTATGGTGCATCGCATGATCCCATTCCCATTGGATCCTTAATCTTGGGCCACATGCACTTTCAGGCCCAAGTTGAGCTCAAGTACCATAATAGGTCCATCTTGTCCTAAACGTATCAGAAGCAAGCCCATGCCgatcaattataatttgatcGGGAATGTGCTTGTCGAGAACAGCCTATGTTCTCGGTAGCCCGGTATTGCCTTGGGGAGTATCGCTGCCGAGCAGTCTTTTGGAGGCTGGAACCAGTTCCAATACCATTACCACCATTCCCAACAGAGcatctttttattagaaatgATGGAATTGGACCCCATCCACACGAGTGAGATCAGGAAGTAATCATAACACCTCCACCCATCTCAAGCTATAAATAGGGGAATAGAATGAGAAGTGGGGGTTGGCAATTctagagagaagagagagagtaaaagagTGATAGTATCAGTATTAGTATCATCAGGAAGGAGAGCAACCGGAGGGAAAAAGAGAGGAGTTCACGAAAATTAGAGAGAGCCATTGGGTCGCCTGGCAAGGGActacccatagtaggaaacaCTAAGCCCACTATATAAGTAAGTTGTGAGCCCAATTTTAGGCCTAGCCCGTTAAAGGTATTTTGGGCATGCACAATATGTTAGGAAATCTATGTTGCCAAATATTATTAGTTTTGGGCTTTCAATAAgatatttgtaataatttatttgtcAAGTATTATTAGTCTTGGACTTTTAAGATTCTACGATAATGTTTGCCAAATGATATTGTGCTTTTAAAATATTGCCAAGTAGtattgggcttttgataaaatgGTGCCAAGTATTATTGGTCTTGGGCTTTGAATGCTAATGAGataaataatataacataagataaatatttataattttcatgataaTATTTCTTTATCATGATTTCCATgggtttttgtaaaatagtaaGGTAAATATTAATTGCCATGGGGTTTAAAATAATTTCCATGGGCTTTTGAATAGTAGAGAGATAAATAATGTGATATAAGATAAATGATTACCATGGGTTTTATTAAGGTAAGTTCCATGGATTTATAATAAAGTACGAAGTAAATAAGTGTCATAAGTTTTTAATATAATTGCTAtatattttaaggtaaaaatgTTTATGGTCTTAGATATTAGTAACACATATTCATAATTCTCCATGGGCTTGATATATGTTTGCCATGAGTTTTGGAAAGACGAATAGtgttacataaaataaatagttaaatttaaTTGCCATAggttttaaatataatttccatgggcttaaatagtagtaacacaaattcataattctccATGGGCTTGATGTATGTTTGCCAtgggttttggaaaaatgaatagtgttacGTAACATAAAGAGTTACCATGGGTTTTATAAAATAGATTTGATCGTTTTATAATAGGGTATTAATTATAGCTATGAGTTTAAGAGCTTAGTAatataatttgtataaaaaaaaattgttcattattgggtttcaaatatttataatatagtaTTTGCCAAGTATTATTAACCTTGGGCTTTTGATAAGATATTGCCAAGTATTATTAGTATTGGGATTTAAATGTTAGTAAtataagataaataattatcatgatgaaataatataattttatttgagtgtttgtgtgtttttgtgaAATAGCAAGGTAAATAATAATTGCCATGGGGTTTAAGATAATTATCATGGGCttttgattattataataattgaataagtaataattttccatggatttttataaatattttccattggtttgtaaaataaataaaattgtcataGGTTTTGAATATAATTTCTATGGGCTTAATTATTAGTGGCACACACTCACATTGCCATGGGATTTGGAAAAAATGAATGGTGTTATTACATAAGATAGATAATATGGtataaatattttccatgattCATTAGCTTATATACTTGTTAGGAAAATTAATTTGCCAAAGGTTATTAGCTTTGGGCTTCAAGTATTATgcgtttgttaaaaaaaaatttattttgccaAAGATTATCAACTTTGAGTTTTGAGCAAGATCTACTATTTTCGTAAagtgattttggatttttttaaatgatggtTTGCCAAAAATAGTACTTGAGCTTTTAGTATACTATAATATTTGTCAAGTATTAATAACCTTGGGCTTCCAATAAAATAGAGCTAAGTAGTTAgcttgggcttttgataaaatagtaCCAAGTAGTTAGCTTGGGCTTTTGATGTTGCCACAAGAATTGGGC
It encodes:
- the LOC142625350 gene encoding uncharacterized protein LOC142625350 codes for the protein MQGSFEAKDARMMEYLRLVKQTINQFQKVKVVQITRGQNQHADSLAMLAFPLTEEVPRLIKVDVVAELIIDAKANVSMITKLEPCWMSPIIDFLVKDWLQVDGKEANRVHRMAAWYWLSADHKLYRRSFGGPYLQCLPSSEVRELLIVLPKGVCGSHVGGCTLAHRAMTQGFWWPQMYKDVAEYVQKCEQC